From Streptomyces sp. HUAS MG91, the proteins below share one genomic window:
- a CDS encoding SCO1664 family protein has translation MSAPERIPARRVTGRDALDLLTRGELHVEGQIRDASNAVLLCRVSHGDREAACVYKPVRGERPLWDFPDGTLAQREVAAFEVSEALGWGLVPPTVLRDGPYGEGMCQLWIDTPEEPAEDSRLLALVDAEEPGEGWKAVGFAEVGEGRTALLVHADDARLRRLSVLDAVINNGDRKGGHLLVDGERLYGIDHGVTFNTEDKLRTLLWGWAGEPLTEEATGALDALRGRLAEGEPLADRLAALITPAELEAVRERVAALLKSGRHREPSGEWPAIPWPPI, from the coding sequence ATGTCCGCGCCAGAACGGATACCGGCGCGGCGCGTGACCGGCCGCGACGCCCTGGACCTCCTCACCCGCGGGGAGCTCCACGTCGAGGGGCAGATCAGGGACGCGTCCAACGCCGTCCTGCTGTGCCGGGTCAGCCACGGGGACCGGGAGGCGGCCTGCGTCTACAAGCCCGTCCGCGGTGAGCGGCCCCTGTGGGACTTCCCCGACGGCACCCTCGCCCAGCGCGAGGTGGCCGCCTTCGAGGTCTCCGAGGCGCTCGGCTGGGGCCTGGTCCCGCCGACCGTGCTGCGCGACGGGCCGTACGGCGAGGGCATGTGCCAGCTGTGGATCGACACCCCCGAGGAGCCGGCCGAGGACAGCAGGCTGCTGGCGCTCGTGGACGCCGAGGAGCCGGGCGAGGGCTGGAAGGCCGTCGGTTTCGCCGAGGTCGGCGAGGGCCGCACCGCGCTGCTCGTGCACGCCGACGACGCCCGGCTGCGGCGGCTCTCCGTGCTCGACGCGGTGATCAACAACGGCGACCGCAAGGGCGGCCACCTGCTCGTCGACGGGGAACGGCTGTACGGCATCGACCACGGCGTCACCTTCAACACCGAGGACAAGCTGCGCACGCTGCTGTGGGGCTGGGCCGGGGAACCGCTGACCGAGGAGGCGACCGGGGCCCTGGACGCGCTGCGGGGCCGCCTGGCCGAGGGCGAGCCGCTCGCGGACCGGCTGGCCGCGCTGATCACCCCGGCCGAGCTGGAGGCCGTACGGGAGCGGGTGGCCGCGCTGCTGAAGTCCGGCCGGCACCGGGAGCCGAGCGGCGAGTGGCCCGCCATCCCGTGGCCGCCGATCTGA
- a CDS encoding NPCBM/NEW2 domain-containing protein: MRSASSTLRRSGRLRSVVAVALIGLAAALAGPGQTARAADAPGALGDVTGFHPGKARYTFDAGTAEARVSFVSAESFRIEVAPDGTFTDPAGDDIVLPQGAPPATRWKDRGDRYELSSAEVTLRAYKSPLRFALFRHDGTEVWAENAPISWSADSTTQSLDRGADEQFYGVGMQNGRGNTSLRGQTAKAEVSYDWDDGGHPNSVPFYLSTAGYGVFRNTYAPNTYTFGAPVTAAAAERRFDAYYFAGSGRDSAKDVIGQYTRLTGKPFLPPVYGLEVGDADCYLHNANRGERHTLDALKISRQYVEQDMPLGWMLVNDGYGCGFENLAETAQGLRGDKAQLGLWTEDGIDRIADQVKAGQRVAKLDVAWVGDGYKKALDGCKGAYRGIEDNSDARGFTWAPESWAGAQRCGVQWSGDQSGSWDYIRWQIPTYAGATLSGLAYTTGDVDGIFGGSPKTYVRDLQWKSLLPVTMTMDGWAASDKQPFRQGEPYTTINRKYLKLHESLLPYLYSYAHEATKTGVGAVRPLALEYPDDPKAATDAAKYEFMTGEDFLVAPVYEDSATRDGIYLPKGTWTDYWTGRVYQGPTTIDGYSAPLDTLPLFVKGGAAVPMWPGIRSYTDRDKDSPVAWDVYPQGSSSFDLYEDDGVTRAHRDGAYATQRATVTAPRSGPGDVRVRIGASEGRYDGKQTARPYSFTVHTADAPGRVELDGEKLARAASKSAFDKAASGWFYDPDDRGGVVRVKTGTRSTARAFTLDLRDTAAVGGAAPGAGAAVSAAVHQELGAGVTGTVAVDVTAGDKDATDVTVGVDAPAGWTAADPVTVGRIPAGTTRRVDLAVTPGADVKPGEQALTATARYRAAGQQRSAQGHFAVSVMPEPPAGHAWASDLEWLTSTNGYGPAERDRSNGESGASDGHPLTLAGKTYDKGIGVHADSVVEVYLGGQCTKFTADVGIDDEINGYGEVAFSVEADGKVLWTSPKVTGASATVPADVDVTGARHLRLKVTDTNGSKSGDHGDWAAAAFTCADGS, encoded by the coding sequence ATGCGATCAGCATCGAGCACGCTCAGGCGTTCTGGACGCCTCAGATCCGTCGTCGCCGTGGCCCTGATCGGGCTTGCGGCCGCCCTTGCCGGGCCCGGACAGACCGCCCGCGCCGCCGACGCCCCCGGAGCCCTCGGCGACGTCACCGGCTTCCATCCGGGCAAGGCCCGCTACACCTTCGACGCCGGCACCGCCGAGGCGCGGGTCAGCTTCGTGTCCGCCGAGAGCTTCCGGATCGAGGTCGCCCCGGACGGCACGTTCACCGATCCCGCGGGCGACGACATCGTCCTGCCGCAGGGCGCGCCGCCCGCCACCCGCTGGAAGGACCGCGGCGACCGCTACGAGCTGAGCAGCGCCGAGGTCACCCTGCGCGCCTACAAGTCCCCTCTGCGCTTCGCCCTGTTCAGGCACGACGGCACCGAGGTGTGGGCGGAGAACGCGCCCATCAGCTGGAGCGCGGACAGCACCACCCAGAGCCTCGACCGCGGCGCCGACGAGCAGTTCTACGGCGTCGGCATGCAGAACGGGCGCGGCAACACCAGCCTGCGCGGACAGACCGCGAAGGCCGAGGTCAGCTACGACTGGGACGACGGCGGCCACCCCAACTCCGTACCCTTCTACCTCTCCACGGCCGGGTACGGCGTCTTCCGGAACACCTACGCGCCCAACACCTACACCTTCGGCGCGCCCGTCACCGCGGCCGCCGCCGAGCGGCGCTTCGACGCCTACTACTTCGCGGGCAGCGGCCGGGACAGTGCGAAAGACGTCATCGGCCAGTACACCCGGCTGACCGGAAAACCGTTCCTGCCGCCGGTCTACGGGCTCGAAGTGGGCGACGCCGACTGCTATCTGCACAACGCCAACCGCGGCGAGCGGCACACCCTGGACGCCCTGAAGATCTCCCGGCAGTACGTCGAGCAGGACATGCCGCTCGGCTGGATGCTCGTCAACGACGGCTACGGCTGCGGGTTCGAGAACCTGGCCGAGACCGCGCAGGGCCTGCGCGGCGACAAGGCCCAGCTCGGCCTGTGGACCGAGGACGGCATCGACAGAATCGCCGACCAGGTGAAGGCCGGGCAGCGCGTCGCGAAGCTGGACGTCGCCTGGGTCGGCGACGGCTACAAGAAGGCCCTCGACGGCTGCAAGGGCGCCTACCGGGGCATCGAGGACAACTCCGATGCCCGCGGCTTCACCTGGGCCCCCGAGAGCTGGGCCGGCGCCCAGCGGTGCGGGGTGCAGTGGTCGGGCGACCAGTCCGGCTCCTGGGACTACATCCGCTGGCAGATCCCGACGTACGCCGGCGCCACCCTGTCCGGCCTCGCCTATACGACAGGTGACGTGGACGGCATCTTCGGCGGCAGCCCCAAGACGTACGTACGCGATCTGCAGTGGAAGTCGCTGCTGCCCGTCACCATGACCATGGACGGCTGGGCCGCGAGCGACAAGCAGCCGTTCCGGCAGGGCGAGCCGTACACGACGATCAACCGGAAGTACCTCAAGCTGCACGAGTCGCTGCTGCCCTACCTGTACTCGTACGCCCACGAGGCCACGAAGACCGGCGTGGGCGCCGTGCGGCCGCTCGCGCTGGAGTACCCGGACGACCCTAAGGCGGCCACGGACGCCGCGAAGTACGAGTTCATGACCGGCGAGGACTTCCTCGTCGCCCCCGTGTACGAGGACTCCGCCACGCGGGACGGCATCTATCTGCCCAAGGGCACGTGGACCGACTACTGGACCGGCCGGGTCTACCAGGGGCCGACCACGATCGACGGCTACAGCGCGCCGCTCGACACCCTGCCGCTGTTCGTCAAGGGCGGCGCCGCCGTGCCGATGTGGCCGGGCATCCGCTCGTACACCGACCGGGACAAGGACTCCCCGGTCGCCTGGGACGTGTACCCGCAGGGCAGTTCGTCCTTCGACCTGTACGAGGACGACGGCGTCACCCGCGCCCACCGCGACGGCGCCTACGCCACCCAGCGCGCCACCGTCACCGCACCCCGGTCCGGCCCTGGTGACGTGCGGGTGCGGATCGGCGCGAGCGAGGGCCGTTACGACGGCAAGCAGACCGCCCGGCCCTACTCCTTCACCGTGCACACCGCGGACGCGCCGGGCCGGGTCGAGCTCGACGGCGAGAAGCTGGCGCGCGCCGCGTCGAAGAGCGCGTTCGACAAGGCCGCGAGCGGCTGGTTCTACGACCCGGACGACCGGGGCGGCGTCGTGCGCGTGAAGACCGGCACCCGGTCCACCGCGCGGGCCTTCACCCTCGACCTGCGCGACACCGCGGCCGTGGGCGGCGCCGCACCGGGAGCCGGGGCGGCCGTGTCCGCCGCCGTGCACCAGGAGCTGGGCGCGGGCGTCACCGGCACGGTCGCCGTCGACGTCACCGCGGGCGACAAGGACGCCACCGATGTCACCGTGGGCGTCGACGCGCCCGCGGGGTGGACCGCTGCGGACCCGGTGACCGTCGGCCGGATCCCGGCCGGGACCACCCGGCGCGTCGACCTCGCCGTCACCCCCGGCGCGGACGTGAAACCGGGGGAGCAGGCGCTCACCGCCACCGCCCGCTACCGGGCCGCCGGCCAACAGCGCTCCGCGCAGGGGCACTTCGCGGTCTCCGTGATGCCCGAACCGCCCGCGGGGCACGCCTGGGCGAGCGACCTGGAGTGGCTGACCTCGACCAACGGATACGGGCCCGCCGAACGCGACCGCAGCAACGGCGAGTCAGGCGCCTCCGACGGTCACCCCCTCACCCTCGCCGGGAAGACGTACGACAAGGGCATCGGCGTGCACGCCGACTCCGTCGTCGAGGTCTATCTCGGCGGGCAGTGCACGAAGTTCACCGCGGACGTCGGGATCGACGACGAGATCAACGGGTACGGCGAGGTCGCCTTCTCCGTCGAGGCCGACGGCAAGGTGCTGTGGACCTCCCCGAAGGTCACCGGCGCCTCGGCCACCGTCCCGGCCGACGTGGACGTGACCGGTGCCCGGCACCTGCGGCTGAAGGTCACCGACACCAACGGGTCCAAGTCCGGCGACCACGGGGACTGGGCCGCCGCCGCGTTCACCTGCGCGGACGGGAGCTGA
- a CDS encoding PAC2 family protein, which produces MIELEGVPELVDPVMVAAFEGWNDAGDAASTAVAHLDKEWKGEVFAALDAEDYYDFQVNRPTVFLEDGVRKITWPTTRLSVVRVGGDKPRDLVLVRGIEPSMRWRSFCNELLGFAHELGVELVVILGALLGDTPHTRPVPVSGVTSDPDLATRMDLEETKYEGPTGIVGILQEACTHAGVPAVSLWAAVPHYVSQPPNPKATLALLNRLEDLIDLRIPLGELAEDARAWQLGVDQLAAEDSEVAEYVQTLEEARDTAELPEASGEAIAREFERYLRRRDPGAPPGAGGHATDGGDGSSYLRDNPGGKSRPPKPPRPDAEDGDE; this is translated from the coding sequence GTGATCGAGCTCGAGGGGGTTCCCGAGCTGGTCGACCCGGTCATGGTGGCCGCGTTCGAGGGCTGGAACGATGCCGGCGACGCCGCCTCCACCGCGGTCGCGCATCTCGACAAGGAGTGGAAGGGCGAGGTGTTCGCGGCGCTGGACGCCGAGGACTACTACGACTTCCAGGTCAACCGGCCGACGGTCTTCCTGGAAGACGGCGTGCGCAAGATCACCTGGCCGACGACCCGGCTCTCGGTGGTGCGCGTCGGCGGCGACAAGCCGCGTGACCTGGTCCTGGTCCGCGGCATCGAGCCGTCGATGCGCTGGCGCTCGTTCTGCAACGAACTGCTGGGGTTCGCGCACGAGCTGGGCGTGGAGCTGGTGGTGATCCTGGGCGCGCTGCTCGGCGACACTCCGCACACCCGGCCGGTTCCGGTCAGCGGCGTCACCTCCGATCCGGATCTCGCTACGCGCATGGACCTGGAGGAGACCAAGTACGAGGGCCCGACGGGCATCGTCGGGATTCTCCAGGAGGCGTGCACCCACGCGGGCGTCCCGGCGGTCTCGCTGTGGGCGGCGGTGCCGCACTACGTGTCGCAGCCGCCGAACCCGAAGGCGACGCTGGCGCTGCTCAACCGCCTGGAGGACCTGATCGACCTGCGGATCCCACTGGGCGAGCTGGCCGAGGACGCGCGCGCCTGGCAGCTGGGCGTGGACCAGCTGGCGGCGGAGGACAGCGAGGTCGCCGAGTACGTGCAGACGCTGGAGGAGGCGCGGGACACCGCGGAGCTGCCGGAGGCGTCGGGCGAGGCGATCGCCCGCGAGTTCGAGCGGTATCTGCGGCGGCGCGACCCGGGGGCACCGCCCGGGGCGGGCGGCCACGCCACGGACGGCGGCGACGGCTCGTCGTACCTGCGGGACAACCCGGGCGGCAAGAGCCGCCCGCCGAAGCCACCGCGCCCCGACGCCGAGGACGGCGACGAGTAG
- the mshC gene encoding cysteine--1-D-myo-inosityl 2-amino-2-deoxy-alpha-D-glucopyranoside ligase, with protein MHAWPASEVPALPGKGRDLRIHDTATDGLVTLEPGPVARIYVCGITPYDATHMGHAATYNAFDLVQRVWLDTKRQVHYVQNVTDVDDPLLERAVRDGVDWAGLAEQETALFREDMTALRMLPPRHYIGAVEAIPGIVPLVERLRDAGAAYELDGDTYFSVEADPHFGSVSNLDAAAMRLLSAERGGDPERPGKKNPLDPMLWMAAREGEPSWDGGSLGQGRPGWHIECVAIALDHLGMGFDVQGGGSDLAFPHHEMGASHAQALTGEFPMAKAYVHAGMVGLDGEKMSKSKGNLVFVSQLRRDGVDPAAIRLALLAHHYRSDWEWTDQVLADAVARLDRWRAAVSRPDGPPAEGLVEEIRAALSNDLDAPAALAAVDRWAELQGAEGGSDEGAPGVVSRAVDALLGVAL; from the coding sequence ATGCATGCCTGGCCCGCTTCTGAGGTCCCCGCCCTGCCTGGCAAGGGCCGCGACCTGAGGATCCACGACACCGCGACCGATGGACTCGTCACTCTTGAGCCCGGTCCCGTCGCCCGTATCTACGTCTGCGGCATCACGCCGTACGACGCGACCCACATGGGTCACGCGGCGACCTACAACGCGTTCGACCTCGTGCAGCGCGTGTGGCTCGACACCAAGCGGCAGGTGCACTATGTCCAGAACGTGACGGACGTCGACGACCCGCTGCTCGAGCGGGCCGTGCGCGACGGCGTCGACTGGGCGGGGCTCGCCGAGCAGGAGACCGCGCTGTTCCGCGAGGACATGACCGCGCTGCGGATGCTGCCGCCGCGGCACTACATAGGCGCCGTCGAGGCGATACCCGGCATCGTGCCGCTCGTCGAGCGGCTGCGGGACGCCGGTGCCGCCTACGAGCTGGACGGCGACACCTACTTCTCCGTCGAGGCCGACCCGCACTTCGGCTCCGTCTCGAACCTGGACGCCGCCGCGATGCGGCTGCTCTCCGCCGAGCGCGGAGGAGACCCGGAGCGCCCGGGCAAGAAGAACCCGCTCGACCCGATGCTCTGGATGGCCGCCCGCGAGGGCGAGCCGAGCTGGGACGGCGGCTCCCTGGGACAGGGGCGCCCCGGCTGGCACATCGAGTGCGTCGCCATCGCCCTCGACCACCTCGGCATGGGCTTCGACGTCCAGGGCGGCGGCTCCGACCTGGCCTTCCCGCACCACGAGATGGGCGCCTCGCACGCCCAGGCGCTGACCGGCGAGTTTCCGATGGCCAAGGCGTACGTGCACGCCGGGATGGTCGGGCTCGACGGCGAGAAGATGTCCAAGTCCAAGGGCAACCTCGTCTTCGTGTCGCAGCTGCGCCGCGACGGGGTCGACCCGGCCGCCATCCGGCTCGCGCTGCTCGCCCACCACTACCGCTCCGACTGGGAGTGGACCGACCAGGTGCTCGCCGACGCCGTGGCCCGGCTCGACCGCTGGCGGGCCGCCGTGTCGCGGCCCGACGGGCCTCCCGCGGAGGGCCTGGTCGAGGAGATCCGCGCGGCCCTGTCGAACGATCTCGACGCGCCCGCCGCGCTGGCCGCTGTCGACCGGTGGGCCGAGCTGCAGGGTGCCGAGGGCGGCTCCGACGAGGGAGCGCCGGGCGTCGTCTCGCGTGCCGTCGACGCGCTGCTCGGGGTCGCGCTCTAA
- a CDS encoding FadR/GntR family transcriptional regulator, whose product MAVTDEAIEKIKGMIVSGALRPGDRLPKESELAAELGLSRNSLREAVRALSLIRILDVRQGDGTYVTSLDPQLLLEALSFVVDFHRDDTVLEFLAVRRILEPAATAMAATSIGADQLDRLAAQLDELGPEPSVEELVAADLDFHRGIVAAAGNSVLGSLLDGLSGPTTRARVWRGLTQEDAVGRTLREHRAILAALRDGDPEAARSWATVHIASVEQWLRSTL is encoded by the coding sequence ATGGCCGTCACCGACGAGGCCATCGAGAAGATCAAGGGCATGATCGTCTCGGGTGCGCTGCGCCCCGGCGACCGGCTCCCCAAGGAGAGCGAACTCGCCGCGGAGCTGGGGCTCTCGCGCAATTCGCTGCGCGAGGCGGTGCGCGCGCTCTCCCTCATCCGCATCCTGGACGTCCGGCAGGGCGACGGCACCTACGTCACGAGCCTGGACCCGCAGCTCCTGCTGGAGGCGCTGAGCTTCGTCGTCGACTTCCACCGCGACGACACGGTCCTGGAGTTCCTGGCCGTCCGCCGCATCCTGGAGCCGGCCGCCACGGCGATGGCGGCGACCTCCATCGGCGCCGACCAGCTCGACCGGCTCGCCGCCCAGCTGGACGAGCTGGGGCCCGAGCCGTCGGTGGAGGAGCTGGTCGCCGCGGACCTCGACTTCCACCGTGGCATCGTGGCGGCCGCCGGCAATTCGGTGCTCGGTTCCCTCCTCGACGGGCTGTCCGGGCCGACCACCCGGGCCCGGGTCTGGCGCGGCCTGACCCAGGAGGACGCGGTCGGCCGCACCCTGCGCGAACACCGGGCGATCCTGGCGGCGCTGCGCGACGGCGACCCGGAGGCGGCCCGCTCCTGGGCGACCGTGCACATCGCGAGCGTGGAGCAGTGGCTGCGCTCCACGCTGTGA
- a CDS encoding aromatic ring-hydroxylating dioxygenase subunit alpha — MTTTPLTADHLYATGLRGQWHPVVPSSFVAPGAMRKVTVLGEQWLLFRRSDGTLSMLADRCPHRGAPLSLGKHLGDRVACWYHGVEVETDGTVSSVPGLPGCNLEGKQLVVSLPVKEVSGAVLAYFGTEEQPQPVELTLPEPLTDPDTEAILCYAEWNVPWRYAVENLLDPMHGAFLHHDSHTMFDGDTTAKFRIRETDRGYFFEKTDQRGVNFDWVELCRTGVDWVDLSIPYPPSAGPGGPFGIVGMVRPVDAERCAVFFWRYRTVQGWQRDTWRFLYKTLIEKRHWEVLEQDRVMLEAMPADADQRENLYQHDLGVVRLRRLYRGGAEAQATA, encoded by the coding sequence ATGACCACCACCCCTCTCACCGCCGACCACCTGTACGCGACGGGCCTGCGCGGTCAGTGGCACCCGGTCGTCCCCTCCTCGTTCGTCGCGCCCGGCGCGATGCGCAAGGTCACCGTCCTCGGCGAGCAGTGGCTGCTGTTCCGCCGCTCGGACGGCACCCTGAGCATGCTCGCCGACCGCTGCCCGCACCGCGGCGCCCCGCTCTCGCTGGGCAAACACCTGGGCGACCGGGTGGCGTGCTGGTACCACGGCGTGGAGGTCGAGACCGACGGCACCGTCTCCTCCGTCCCGGGCCTGCCCGGCTGCAACCTGGAGGGCAAGCAACTCGTCGTCTCGCTGCCCGTCAAGGAGGTGTCCGGCGCCGTCCTCGCCTACTTCGGCACCGAGGAGCAGCCGCAGCCGGTCGAGCTGACGCTGCCCGAGCCGCTGACCGACCCCGACACCGAGGCGATCCTCTGCTACGCGGAGTGGAACGTGCCGTGGCGGTACGCCGTCGAGAACCTGCTCGACCCGATGCACGGCGCGTTCCTGCACCACGACTCGCACACGATGTTCGACGGCGACACCACCGCCAAGTTCCGCATCCGCGAGACCGACCGCGGCTACTTCTTCGAGAAGACCGACCAGCGCGGCGTGAACTTCGACTGGGTCGAGCTGTGCCGCACGGGCGTCGACTGGGTCGACCTGTCGATCCCCTACCCGCCGTCGGCGGGGCCCGGCGGCCCGTTCGGCATCGTCGGCATGGTCCGCCCGGTCGACGCCGAGCGCTGCGCCGTCTTCTTCTGGCGCTACCGCACGGTCCAGGGATGGCAGCGCGACACCTGGCGGTTCCTCTACAAGACGCTGATCGAGAAGCGGCACTGGGAGGTCCTGGAGCAGGACCGGGTGATGCTGGAGGCGATGCCCGCGGACGCCGACCAGCGCGAGAACCTGTACCAGCACGACCTCGGCGTGGTCCGGCTGCGCCGCCTGTACCGCGGCGGCGCCGAGGCCCAGGCCACGGCGTGA
- a CDS encoding SRPBCC domain-containing protein yields MSKLIVEDRIDRPAKDVFEAIVTVEGLSGFFVERTSAPMVPGTTVTWSFPHVDAEFDVEIGEIEPDRLVSWRWPGGQVTIKLRETGAGATALTVMEQPMGDGIEGAARAVGQTQGWTYFVCTLRAYLLHGIRHFGLSDGIRATLTD; encoded by the coding sequence ATGAGCAAGCTGATTGTCGAGGACCGGATCGACCGCCCGGCGAAGGACGTGTTCGAGGCCATCGTCACGGTCGAGGGACTGTCGGGCTTCTTCGTCGAGCGCACCTCCGCGCCGATGGTGCCCGGCACCACGGTGACCTGGAGCTTCCCCCATGTCGACGCGGAGTTCGACGTCGAGATAGGCGAGATCGAGCCCGATCGGCTCGTCTCGTGGCGCTGGCCGGGCGGGCAGGTCACCATCAAACTGCGCGAGACCGGTGCCGGGGCCACCGCGCTCACCGTGATGGAGCAGCCGATGGGGGACGGGATCGAGGGCGCGGCCCGGGCGGTCGGGCAGACACAGGGCTGGACGTACTTCGTGTGCACCCTGCGCGCCTACCTGCTGCACGGCATACGCCACTTCGGCCTCTCGGACGGCATCCGGGCCACCCTGACCGATTAG
- a CDS encoding DUF3090 domain-containing protein, which yields MSRQVFLYDPPERFVAGTVGLPGRRTFFLQASAGTRVTSVALEKTQVAALAERMDELLDEVVRRSGGNAPVPAVAPTEVADTAPLDSPVEEEFRVGTMALAWDGDEQRMIVEAQALVEMDAESDEDLAEAEERLLQDEENGPPMLRVRLTGNQARAFAKRALEVVNAGRPPCPLCSLPLDPEGHVCPRQNGYRRGA from the coding sequence GTGTCCCGTCAGGTGTTCCTCTACGACCCTCCGGAGCGTTTCGTGGCCGGTACGGTCGGACTCCCCGGGCGCCGCACCTTCTTCCTGCAGGCCTCGGCAGGAACCCGGGTCACCAGCGTGGCGCTGGAGAAGACCCAGGTGGCCGCGCTCGCCGAGCGCATGGACGAGCTGCTCGACGAGGTGGTGCGGCGCAGCGGCGGAAACGCTCCGGTGCCGGCCGTGGCACCCACCGAGGTCGCCGACACGGCCCCGCTCGACTCCCCGGTCGAGGAGGAGTTCCGGGTCGGCACCATGGCACTGGCCTGGGACGGCGACGAACAGCGCATGATCGTCGAGGCGCAGGCCCTCGTCGAGATGGACGCCGAGTCCGACGAGGACCTGGCGGAAGCCGAGGAAAGGCTTCTCCAGGACGAGGAGAACGGCCCGCCGATGCTCCGCGTCCGGCTCACCGGCAACCAGGCGCGCGCCTTCGCCAAGCGCGCCCTGGAGGTCGTCAACGCGGGCCGTCCGCCGTGCCCGCTGTGCAGTCTGCCGCTCGACCCGGAGGGACACGTATGTCCGCGCCAGAACGGATACCGGCGCGGCGCGTGA
- a CDS encoding S8 family peptidase: protein MTDQNAEPARGPGAAGPGPDGAGFTYRGTEAELIVLARPEARLRAQADGVRSAAGADVSALNMFLGDEQLALEPLFGSEERLRGASEAVGAGADVPDLALFYRVRGAGGRAQELRARIAALPEVDTAYVKPGAVPAVSPEDFEEARRLKEKTAATPDFTGRQGYLAPAPEGVDATWAWQRLGGGGEGVTVIDVEGAWQLSHEALSAKLAGVVVGSPVADLAWRNHGTAVLGVIGGDRDGHGITGIAPQAVTAAASFQGVGTAAAIHAAAERLSPGDFVLVELHRPGPRFDFESRDDQRGYIGLEWWPDDFAAIRYATALGIVVVAAAGNGAESLDDGLYERRPEGFPAWWHNPFNPTNPSSGAVLVGAGAPPPGTHGRDHGPDRSRLAFSNYGARVDAQGWGREVTTTGGFWDRPGDLQGGSEEIAWYTDTFSGTSAASPVVVGALAALQGMLKAGGQRPMNSSRAREVLRASGSPQQDAPGRPASQRIGNRPDIRGAVTHLLPSTVGSGQAERYWDELLPYPRELPPRLRLFVAGTWRNLNDPSPEIRQAVHSAFAGGRPDVRVWFSDDEIVGLVVTG, encoded by the coding sequence ATGACCGACCAGAACGCAGAACCGGCGCGGGGCCCGGGGGCTGCGGGTCCGGGTCCGGACGGAGCCGGTTTCACGTATCGCGGGACAGAAGCGGAACTGATCGTCCTGGCGCGGCCCGAGGCCCGGTTACGGGCCCAGGCGGACGGGGTCAGGTCGGCCGCCGGCGCCGACGTATCGGCTCTGAACATGTTCCTGGGCGACGAACAGCTCGCCCTTGAACCGTTGTTCGGCAGTGAGGAGCGGCTGCGGGGCGCGTCTGAGGCGGTGGGGGCCGGGGCGGACGTGCCGGACCTGGCGCTGTTCTACCGGGTGCGCGGCGCGGGCGGACGGGCCCAGGAACTGCGGGCGCGGATCGCGGCACTGCCGGAGGTCGACACCGCTTACGTGAAGCCCGGTGCGGTGCCGGCCGTCTCTCCGGAGGACTTCGAGGAGGCGCGGCGGCTGAAGGAGAAGACGGCCGCGACCCCCGATTTCACGGGCCGTCAGGGCTATCTCGCGCCGGCGCCCGAGGGCGTGGACGCGACGTGGGCGTGGCAGCGGCTCGGCGGCGGCGGAGAGGGCGTCACCGTCATCGACGTGGAGGGCGCCTGGCAGCTCAGCCACGAGGCCCTGTCGGCGAAGCTCGCGGGCGTCGTCGTCGGGAGCCCCGTCGCGGATCTGGCGTGGCGCAACCACGGCACCGCCGTCCTCGGCGTGATCGGCGGCGACCGCGACGGGCACGGCATCACCGGCATCGCCCCGCAGGCGGTGACGGCGGCGGCCTCCTTCCAGGGCGTCGGCACGGCGGCGGCGATCCACGCGGCGGCCGAGCGGCTGAGCCCCGGTGACTTCGTGCTGGTCGAACTGCACCGGCCGGGACCGCGGTTCGACTTCGAGTCGCGCGACGACCAGCGCGGTTACATCGGCCTGGAGTGGTGGCCCGACGACTTCGCCGCGATCAGGTACGCCACCGCGCTGGGCATCGTGGTGGTGGCCGCGGCGGGCAACGGCGCCGAGTCGCTGGACGACGGGCTGTACGAGCGGCGCCCGGAGGGCTTCCCGGCCTGGTGGCACAACCCGTTCAATCCGACGAACCCGTCCTCCGGCGCGGTCCTGGTCGGCGCGGGCGCGCCGCCGCCCGGCACGCACGGCCGTGACCACGGCCCGGACCGCTCACGCCTTGCGTTCTCCAACTACGGCGCCCGGGTGGACGCCCAGGGCTGGGGCCGCGAGGTCACCACCACCGGCGGTTTCTGGGACCGCCCCGGCGATCTGCAGGGCGGCTCCGAGGAGATCGCCTGGTACACCGATACTTTCTCCGGCACCTCGGCTGCCTCCCCGGTGGTCGTCGGCGCGCTGGCCGCCCTCCAGGGCATGCTCAAGGCCGGCGGCCAGCGCCCGATGAACTCCTCGCGGGCGCGCGAGGTGCTCCGGGCGTCCGGCTCTCCGCAGCAGGACGCTCCCGGCCGGCCCGCCTCGCAGCGGATCGGCAACCGGCCCGACATCAGAGGAGCGGTGACCCATCTGCTGCCCTCGACGGTCGGTTCGGGCCAGGCCGAGCGGTACTGGGACGAACTGCTCCCGTATCCGCGCGAACTCCCGCCACGGCTCAGGCTGTTCGTGGCGGGCACCTGGCGCAACCTGAACGACCCGTCCCCCGAGATCCGCCAGGCGGTGCACAGCGCCTTCGCGGGGGGACGGCCCGATGTCCGTGTCTGGTTCTCGGACGACGAGATCGTCGGCCTTGTGGTCACGGGCTGA